The Dasypus novemcinctus isolate mDasNov1 chromosome 2, mDasNov1.1.hap2, whole genome shotgun sequence genome includes a region encoding these proteins:
- the MXD3 gene encoding max dimerization protein 3 yields the protein MEPVASNIQVLLQAAEYLERREREAEHGYASLCPHRSPGPIHRRRKRAPEAPGALDSGRSVHNELEKRRRAQLKQCLEQLKQQMPLGADCARYTTLSLLRRARLHIQKLEEQEQRARRLKEKLRSKQQSLRRQLEQLRGLAGPGERERLRTHSLDSSGLSSERSDSDQEELEVDVESLVFGGEAELLRGFSAGQEHSYSHSFSHDAGTWL from the exons ATGGAACCCGTGGCCAGCAACATCCAGGTCCTGCTGCAGGCGGCCGAGTACCTGGAGCGTCGCGAGAGAG AGGCCGAGCATGGCTATGCGTCCCTGTGCCCGCACCGCAGCCCGGGCCCCATTCACAGAAGGAGGAAGCGAGCCCCCGAAGCTCCTGGCGCGCTGGACAGTGGGCG GTCTGTGCACAACGAGCTGGAAAAGCGCAG GAGGGCGCAGCTGAAGCAGTGCCTGGAGCAGCTGAAGCAGCAGATGCCGCTGGGGGCGGACTGTGCCCGATACACCACGCTGAGCCTGCTGCGCCGCGCCAGGCTCCACATCCAG AAGCTGGAGGAGCAGGAGCAGCGGGCCCGGCGGCTCAAGGAGAAGCTGCGCAGCAAGCAGCAGAGCCTGCGGCGGCAGCTGGAGCAGCTCCGGGGGCTGGCAGGGCCTGGCGAGCGGGAGCGGCTGCGGACACACAGCCTGGACTCCTCGGGCCTCTCCTCGGAGCGTTCGGACTCCGACCAGG AGGAGCTGGAGGTGGACGTGGAGAGCCTGGTGTTCGGGGGCGAGGCGGAGTTGCTGCGGGGCTTCAGCGCCGGCCAGGAGCACAGCTACTCGCACAGCTTTTCACACGACGCCGGCACCTGGCTATGA